The genomic stretch CTTCCTCACCCAGAACTACGCACCCGAAGCCCGCGGCCACGGGGTACCCGAGGTGATGGACGCCGTCTACTACCAGCGGGGAAGGATCCGGCCTATCGTGGCGGTGATCAAGGCGCTGGCCTCGGCGCTCTCGATCGGCAGCGGCGGGTCGGTGGGCCGGGAGGGGCCGATCATCCAGATCGGGGCTGCTTTCGGCTCGATCACCTCGGCCTGCCTGCGGCTGCCGCTGCCGCAGCGAATCACCCTGATTGCGGCGGGCGCCGGCGGAGGAATCGCCGCGACGTTCAACACCCCGGTCGGCGGCGTGCTCTTCGCGCTCGAGATCCTGCTGCACGAGGTCAGCGTTCGCACCCTGGTACCGGTGGCGCTGGCCACGGCCACCGCCACCTACCTGGGCCAGCTCTTCTTCGGGCCCCACCCCTCCTTCGTCATCCCCAGCTTCGAGACCCCGTACTTCGAGCTCGCCAACCCCTGGGTGCTCTTCGCTTACCTGGGGCTGGGGCTGCTCGCGGGCGCCGCCGCCGCGCTCTACATCCGGACGATCTACGGCTTCGAAGACTTCTTCCACCGCCGCTTCCGCCTCCGGCCCTACCTGCGCCACGCGCTCGGGATGACGCTGGTGGGCGTGATCTTCGTTCTCATGGCGCGATCCACCGGCCACTACTACACCCAGGGCGTGGGCTACGCGACGGTGCAGGACGTGCTGATGGGGCGTCTGGACGTCTGGGGCTTCCTGCTGCTGCTCTTCGTCCTCAAGCTCGTCTCCACCGGTCTGACCCTGGGCTCCGGCGCATCGGGCGGCATCTTTTCGCCCGGGCTCTTCATGGGGCCGCCCTCGGCGGCGCCTACGGTCTGATCCTCGCGCAGGTCTTCCCCGCGCTGAACCTCAGCCCGCCGGCCTTTGCGGTAGCCGGCATGGCGGGGGTCATCGGCGGAGCTACCGGCGCTGCGGTGACCGCGATCGTGATCATCTTTGAGATGACCCTGGACTACAGCGCCGTGCTGCCGATGGCGATCACCGTGGCGGACAGCTACGGCCTGCGAAAGGCGCTGCTTTCGGAGAGCATCTACACCATGAAGCTCGAGCGCCGCGGCCACCCCATGCCCGACGCGCTGCAGACCAACTTCGCCTACATGCAGCCGGTGGCCCAGATCATGGAGCAGCGGGTGGCACGCCTCCAGGCCGACACCGCGGTCGCGGCTTTCCTGGACGCGCAGCGCGAGCAACTGGCAACGCACTGGTTCTGGCCTACGCAGAGGGGCGGCCGCAGGGCTACCTGAGCCCGCAGGACGCGCTGGAGCTGGTGCTTGAGGCCGACCCCGAAGAACGGGTCGCCGCTTACCTGAAACGGGACTTCGTACTGGCGGGAGAACGCCGCCGGCTGTTCAACCTCGTTCCCGCAATGCGCCGCCACGGCGCTCCGGTAGCGCTCGTGCTGGGCGGAACGAACGGCGGTGTGGTGGGGGTGGTCTCCGCCGCGGAGCTGGGGCGGCTGACGCTGGACGTGAGCGAGCTCTACGTGTAACTAACCGCGAGCGCTGGCGTTACGCCCGCGGCCGGCGCTCGAGCTCGTCGACCAGAACCCAAAGCGGGACGTCCAGGTCGCCTTCGGACAGACCGACGCCGTATTCACGGCGCACCGCGGCGATCAATCCCTGCTCCTCTCGCCGGGTCATGCAAAAGTCAGAAAGCCAGCTTTCGTCGCTTACCCAGGCCTCCGGGTGGCCAATGGCCCGGAGCAACCGCGCGATCTGCGCTTCGCGCTTTTTCACCTCGCCGGATCCGGCCGCACAGAGGGCGTTTTGGTCATTTTCCACGTTAATATCTTAGGCGCGCGGACTCGCGGCCGCAAGAAAGGCACTCCCCTGCGGCCTTCACCCTGCCCGACGGCTCAGCAACCCGGCCACCTCGTCCGCCGTCGGCAGCGAGGGCTGCGCCCCCGGCCGGGTGGCCGCCAGCGCCCCGGCGGCGCTGGCGAAGCGCAGTGCCGCTTCCAGCGGCTCGCCCGCGGCCAGCGCTGCCGCCAGCCCGCCCACGAAGGCGTCGCCTGCGGCGGTGGTGTCGACTGGCTTCACCTTGAAGGCCGGCAGCGCTCCCTCGCCTTCGGTTCCGGCCCAGACCAGGCCGCGCGCGCCCAGGGTGACGACCGCCAGCGGCACCCGCCGCGCCAGCTCGCGGGCCAGCGCGAGCGCCTCTTCCGGAGTTTCGGGCTCGGGCGCGCCCGCCACCCGGGCCGCTTCGAACTCGTTGACCACCAGCACGTCCACGGCGGCCAGCAGCTCCGCGGGCAACTCCTGCGCCGGGGCGGCATTGAGCAGCACCCGCGCCCCCGCCGCCCGGCCCAGCTCGGCGGCGCGCCGCACGGTTTCGAGCGGCGTTTCCAGCTGCAGGACGACGACCGCGGCTTCCGCGAAGCGCTCGGGGTTCAGGTCTTCCGGCCGCAGACGGGCGTTGGCCCCGGGCGAGACGACGATGGCGTTCTGGCCGTCGGCGCTCACGCTGATCAGCGCCACGCCGGTGGGCGCTTCGATCTCGGCCACCTCCGCGGTCTCGATCCCCTCGGCCTCAAGGCCCCGTTTGAGCTCGGCGCCGTAGGCGTCAGCCCCCACGCGGCCCACCATCCGCACCCGCGCTCCCAGACGCGCCGCGGCCACCGCCTGGTTGGCCCCTTTGCCGCCGGGAAAACGCTGCAGGTCGCCGCCGATCACCGTTTCGCCCGGCTTGGGGTGGCGTTCGACCGCCACCACCAGGTCCATGTTGAGGCTGCCCACCACCAGCACGCTTCCGGGTTCCATGCCCCATGGTAAGCAGAAACGGCCCCCGCGAGGGCCGTTTCCTGGGGGCGCGGCTCAGCGCCAGCGCAGGTCGAAGCGGTCGAGGTTCATCACCTTGTCCCAGGCGCGCACGAAGTCGCGGACGAATTTCTCCTTCTTGTCGTCCTCGGCGTAGAACTCGGCCTGGGCCCGCAGCTGCACGCCGGGCATAGGCGCCAATCGCCAATATTCACCACGAAGGCTCTCTCCAACACCGCTGAGCAAACGGGGTGTTCGAGCGCGCAGCAGCGCCAAACTGGACAAGTCGCTCGCCTACAAACTCACGGAGCAGCTTGAGCGCCACGACCTGTTGCATCCGGTGGGCCGCGGGTTCTATTCGATTCACCGGGCAGACGTTCGCCAGGCATAGGAAATAGGACACCACATCCCGGTGCTTGGGACCACGGCCTCATGACAACGGGACGTTCCCCACCGTCCACTGGTGGAAAGCATTTCCGGAGGTGAGCAGTGAAGAGATTGGTTAAATGGCTCCTAGGCCTCATAGTTGGTAGCGTCCTAGTTGCGGGCCTTGCGGCAGGGTTCTTGTTCCTTCGGGGCACGGCGAAGGTCAACCGGACGTTTACCGTGCGCGTTGTCCCCGTGGAGGTACCCGAGGGGACTGAGGCGCGTCAAAGGGGCGGCTACCTTTTCAGCGCGTTCTGCGCTGGCTGCCACGGCCTTGACCTTGCGGGGAATGTGATCCTGGATGACCCCGCCATTGGTTCCATTGCCGCCTCCAACCTGACGTCCGGCGCGGGAGGCGTTGGACAACGTTACGACGACCTGGACTACGTTCGCGCGATACGCCACGGGCTGCGCCCGGACGGGACGCCGCTGGCGATCATGCCGTCGCAGGCGTACTGGCACCTCAGCAACGACGACCTGGGCGCCCTGATCGCGTTCATCAAAAGCGCCCCTCCGGTCGATCGAAGGGTCGCCAAGGCCGAGCTCCGGCCGCTCGGGCGAATTCTGGTCGGTCTCGGCCTGTTCGAGTTCGCGGCCAACCGCATCGTTCACGACGCCAAGCGGCCCGCGGCGCCGGCCCCCGGCGTCACCCCGGCCTATGGGGCCTACCTTGTTAACGTCGGCGACTGCCGGCTCTGCCACGGGGCGGCGCTCACCGGGGGAAGACCACCGGAGCCCGGAGCGCCCTTCGCGCCGGGCCTCACCGGAAAGCACCTCGCCGAATGGGGGGAAGCAGGGTTCATCGCAACCATGCGCACGGGGGTCAACCCGGAGGGACATGCCCTAGACCCCCGCTACATGCCCTGGAGGGACTACGCCCGGCTGAGCAACGACGATCTCGCTGCGATCTACGCCTACCTGCAAAGCGCGATGAACGGGACGTCAGCTCAATAGGAGGGGAAGATGACGAAGGTAACGGTGGATCGCACGGTGGGTATTCGCAGGACGGCGCGGGCGATCGTGTACGCGGCCGGGGTGTCCCTGGTCACACTCGGCCTGCTCTACGCCGGACTTCCCGTCGCCGGCCCGCTGAACGACCTGGCAAACGCGACCATCGGCCTCTTTAGCCTCTTGCTCGTTCGTCAGCTCCACGGCTTCCTCGGTCCGACCAAGCCCGGGCTGTTCGTAGGGCTGGGGAGCGCCGGCGGGCTTGCTCTCATCCTCGGTGCACTACCGGTTGCGCTTGGTGTCCTGCACTGGACGACCGGGGGCATGGTCACGGGGTTCGGGTACGGCCTGCTCGGCGCTTGGTTGCTCGGCGCATCGCACGGGAGCAAAGGGACCTGGATGCGAGGCCTAGGTCGTTTGGGCACGACCGCAGGGGCCCTGATGAGCCTCGGCCTGATCGCCGGGCCGGACCTCGGCCTGCGGGTCGTCCCGGCGCCGGCCACCTGGGGGCTCTACTTGGCGACGGCGTCGGGCATCCTGCTCTACTTCGTCTGGTGCTGGCGCCTTGCAGGCGCGCTCAGCGCTCTAGGGCACGGGAGGTAGCCGTATGTTCGTTCTTTTGTTGGTGCACGTACTGGCAGCGATCTTCTGGATGGGCGGCACGCTTTTCTTCGGGTTCGTGCTCGAGCCCGTGCTCGCGGGGCTCGGCGCGAAGAACGGCGAGGTGATGGTCCGGCTCATCCCGCGCATCCACCGGGCCATGACCGTGGCTGGGCTGGTTACGATCCTCGCTGGGCTTGGGCTCTACGCTCTACACACCAGCGCTTTCGACCTGAAGCTCATGTTCGAAACCCGCCTCCCCTTGACGCTGGGGGCGTTCGCCGGCCTGTTGGCCTTGCTCGTTGGCGTATTCTTCCAGGGACCGACGGGCGCGAAGTTGCTGGAGCTCTACGCCAAGGCGACGGCGAACGGCGCACCGCTCTCCCCGGATGAAGCCCGCGCGGCCGCCGTGTTAAAGGCCCGGCTTGGCCGCGGCGGCCAGCTCGAGACGATCCTGATGCTCCTCGCCTTGATCGGCATGGTGATCTAGCCGATACCTCATACCCCTGCGCGATCGAGTATCATGATCGTACTTCGCAGGATTGGATCGATCGATGTCCAGCGCCCGCGCGCACCATGCCGGTCAGGCCAGGGAGCACCGCTTCGCCCGGCTCGCGTTTGCCGTGGTCGTCACCGGGATGGCCCTTGCCTTCGCCAGCCTGGTCCTCCTGTACTTAACGGGAAGCACCCCCGGGTCCGAACGCTGGGGCTTTTGGGGGTTTCAGTCGCTGATGGGCATCGCCGCAACCGCGAACGGCGCCCTCATCGCCCGGCGCCACCCCCGTCATCCCATCGGCTGGATGCTGCTCATCGCAGGGGTGTCGGCCGCCCTCACCGGATTCAGCGAGGCGTTCGCGCGCTACGCCAAGCACGTGGAGCCCGAGTGGCTCCCCCTCGCCACGCCATTAGCCGGGGTGTTCCACTGGTGGTGGATCTTTGGCTATGCTGCGATCGCCATCTTCATCCCCCTGTACTTTCCGGATGGCCGTTTGCTGAGCCGGGACTGGCGGCCGCTGGTCTGGCTCGGGGTGGCCTGGACCGCGTTGGGAGCCGTATGGATGGTCCTCCACCCCGGCCCCTTGCCGAACCACGCCGACCTGCCCAACCCCTTCGGGTGGGACGCCCTGCGCGCGTGGCCGCTTGGGCGGCTCGATCCGCGCGGCGTCGTCCCGGCCACGGGAATGTTCCTCATGCTCGGGGCGGCCGCGTCGCTCGTCGCACGCTACCGCACCGCCCGGGATGAGGTGACGCGCCGGCAGCTGCGGTGGCTCGTCGTCGCCTCCCTCATCGTCCCATTCGCAGGTGTGGCCGGGTTCCTGTCCGGCCCGTTCGCGGACCTTCTCCTGCTCGGGTTGGCGATCGCTCCGCTCGCCGCGATCACCGCCGCGGTCCTGCGCTACCGGCTCTACGGCGTCGACGTCCTCATCAACCGCGCGCTGGTCTACGGGTCCCTGACGCTCGCGATCCTCTTGCTCTACGTCGTCGTCGTGGGCACGATCGGCGCTCTGCTCCCGCACCAGGACAGCGTGCTTGCGTCCCTGCTCGCCACCGGCACGGCCGCCGCGCTCTTCCAGCCCGTACGCCAGCGTCTTCAAGCCTTGGTGAACCGGGCCATGTACGGCGAGCGCGACGATCCTGCCGGGTTGCTGTTGCGGCTCGGCGAGCGCCTGCAACGAACGGAGTCTCCCGAGCGCACGCTCCAGGGCATTGTCGATACGCTGGCGCAGGCTTTGAAGCTCCCGTACGTCGCGATCGCGCTCGGCGAGGGAAGCGACGCCATCGCGAGCCATGGAACGGCGCAAAACGCCACGCGCACATTTCCCCTCGTGTACCAGGGGCAGACGATCGGCGAGCTGCACGTCGCGGAGCGGGGCCCCGGCGAGAGGCTGACGCCGCAAGACCATCGGTCGCTGGCGATGATCGCGCACCACGCGGGGGCGATCGCGCAGTCGGTGCGCCTACGGCTCGATCTGCGCCGCATGCACCGGCGGCTCCTCGACGCCCGGGAAGAGGAACGCCGCCGGATCCGGCGCGACCTCCACGACAGCCTCGGCCCCAGGCTCGCGAGCCTGACGCTAATGGCGGACGCCGCCCGCAACCACCTGAACGGGGACCCGCCGGCCGCCGACCGCCTGCTCTCTGGGTTGCGGGCGGAGCTTCAGGACGCGATCGCCGACGTCCGGCGCCTGGTCTACGCCCTGCGTCCCCCGGCGCTGGACGCCCTGGGGCTGGTCGACGCGCTCAAGACGTACGCGGCCTCGCTGAGCGGGCGGGGAGGCCCGCGCATCGCGGTGCACGCCGACGGCGATCTACGCGATCTACCGGCCGCCGTCGAGGCGGCGGCGTTTCGCATCGCCCAGGAAGCGCTAACGAACGTCGTGCGCCACGCCCTCGCCAAGCGTTGCCGCCTGTGCCTGTCGAAGAGGGACGACCGCCTGCGCGTCGAGGTGACCGACGACGGCGTCGGCCTCCCCGACGCCCCCCGGCAAGGCGTCGGCCTGACGTCGATGCGCGAGCGCGCCCGGGAACTCGGCGGCCGGTTCGGCGTGGAGACGCCCGCGGGCGGGGGCACGCGGGTGTGGGCGGAGCTGCCGCTCGGGGAGGCGCGGCGATGAGCGATCGGGTGCGACTCCTGATCGCGGACGATCACGCGCTCTTCCGGGACGGGCTCCGCGCCCTCTTGAACTCGCTCGCGGAGACGGAGGTCGTGGGTGAAGCCGCGACCGGCGCGGAGGCCGTGGCCCAGACCCTGGCCCTGCAACCCGACGTGGTGCTCATGGACCTCGAGATGCCAGGTATGGACGGGGTCGAGGCCACGCGCGAGATCGTGCGGCGCTGCCCGCAGGTCGGGGTTATTGCGGTGACGATGTTCGAGGACGACGCATCCGTCTTTGCCGCAATGCGGGCCGGGGCCCGGGGCTACGTCCTTAAGGGCGCGGGCCAGGAGGAGATGCTGCGCGCGATCCGCGCCGTCGCCCGGGGCGAGGCCCTGTTTGGCGCCGCGGTGGCGGCGCGCCTGGCCGGCTTGTTCGCGCAGGCCGCCCCGAGCCCCGCCGACGCATTTCCGGAGCTCACGAAGCGGGAGCATGAAGTGCTCGAGCTTATTGCCCGAGGATTCAGCAACAAGCGCATCGCCCAAACACTCGACATTCAACCGAAAACGGTGCGCAACCACGTGTCCAGCATCTTCAGCAAGCTTCAAGTTGTGGACCGGTCGGAAGCCATGATCCGTGCAAGGGCCGCGGGGCTTGGTGGAGAGCCTCAATGAATTGTGCCATATTTCGCGCGAAACGTTCCCGGTGGAGCGGCAAGCGATAAGTGGCATCGGCAGAAATTAAATTTTATAATTTGAAAAAACAGGCGAAAGTCAATGTCTTTTTCTGTGCATAGCCCTCCCCAGGTGCAAGCCCGATCACCAGGGTTTGTTGCTGCCAACTCCACCTTGAAGTAAACGGCATGGTCCCGTTTTTTAACTCGCTTACCTCGAGAGGCAATCCCCTCGCGGCTGCCGGTGCGTTGACCGGTCTGTCGAGTTCGTTACTCCCTTACACACGTAAAAACGAAAGTTGGCATCCTTATGGTTTACAGTCCACCTCTTTCGATCCTAAGCGCAGTTTAGGCATATCCGGAAATACCCCAACCAAGCACTGGAAGGTATCCGATCTCCTAATCGGTAGATCGATCCGCCGCCACCACCAGGTCCATGTTGAGGCTGCCCACCACCAGCACGCTTCCGGGTTCCATGCCCCATGGTAAGCAGAAACGGCCCCCACGGGGGCCGTTTCCTAGGGGCGCGGCTCAGCGCCAGCGCAGGTCGAAGCGGTCGAGGTTCATCACCTTGTCCCAGGCGCGCACGAAGTCGCGGACGAACTTCTCTTTCTTGTCGTCCTCGGCATAGAACTCGGCCTGGGCCCGGAGCTGCGAGTTGGAGGCGAAGACCAGGTCGACCCGGGTGGCCGTCCAGCGCAGCGCCCCGGTGGCGCGGTCGTGGCCGGTGAAGACCTGGCCGTCCTCGTCCGCCGGCTTCCACTCGAGCCCCAGGTCGAGCAGGTTGACGAAGAAGTCGTTGGAGAGCGTCCCCGGGCGCTCGGTGAAGTAGCCGTGGGGGTTGTCGGCGTAGGTCGCCCCCAGCGCCCGCATGCCGCCCACGAGCACGGTCATCTCGGGCACGGTCAGCGTGAGTAGCTGGGCCTTGTCGACGAGCGCCTGCTCGGCGGGCAGCTTGCACGCGGGGTGGAGGTAGTTGCGGAAGCCGTCGGCCACCGGCTCGAGGTAACCGAACGACTCGACGTCGGTCTGCTCCTGGCTGGCGTCGCTGCGGCCGGGAGCGAAGGACACGCGGACGTCGAAGCCGGCGTCGCGCGCGGCCTTCTCCACCGCGGCCACGCCGCCGAGCACGATCAGGTCGGCGAGCGAGACGCGCTTGCCGCCCTGCTGTTTGCCGTTGAAGGCCTGCTGGATGCCTTCCAGCACCTCGAGCACCCGCGCCAGCCGCTCGGGCCGGTTGACCTCCCAGCCGCGCTGCGGCTCCAGGCGGATGCGCGCTCCGTTCGCCCCGCCGCGCTTGTCGGAGTCGCGGTAGGTGGAGGCCGCGGACCAGGCGGTGTAGACGAGCTCGGGCACGGTGAGACCGGAAGCCAGGAGGCGGCGCTTGAGCTCCTCGACGTCGGACTCGTCGATCAGCTCGTGGTCCACGGGCGGGATCGGGTCCTGCCAGATCAATTCTTCGTCGGGCACCTCGGGGCCCAAGTAGCGGGCGCGCGGTCCCATGTCGCGGTGGGTCAGCTTGAACCAGGCGCGGGCGAAGGCGTCGGCGAAGGCGTCCGGGTCCTCGAGGAAGCGCCGGCTGATCTTGCCGTACTCGGGGTCCATGCGCAACGCCAAGTCGGTGGTGAGCATGAAGGGGGGGTGCTTCTTCTCGGGGTCGTGGGCGTCGGGGACCATGTCCTCGGGGTCGGGGTTGGCGGCCACCCACTGCCAGGCCCCGGCCGGGCTCTTCTCCAGGTTCCAGTCGTACTTGAAGAGGAGCTCGAGGAAGCTGTTGTCCCACTTCGTGGGGGTGGGCGTCCAGGCCCCCTCGAGGCCGCTGGTGATGGTGTCGGGGCCCTTGCCGCTCTTGT from Oceanithermus desulfurans encodes the following:
- the rbsK gene encoding ribokinase, whose amino-acid sequence is MEPGSVLVVGSLNMDLVVAVERHPKPGETVIGGDLQRFPGGKGANQAVAAARLGARVRMVGRVGADAYGAELKRGLEAEGIETAEVAEIEAPTGVALISVSADGQNAIVVSPGANARLRPEDLNPERFAEAAVVVLQLETPLETVRRAAELGRAAGARVLLNAAPAQELPAELLAAVDVLVVNEFEAARVAGAPEPETPEEALALARELARRVPLAVVTLGARGLVWAGTEGEGALPAFKVKPVDTTAAGDAFVGGLAAALAAGEPLEAALRFASAAGALAATRPGAQPSLPTADEVAGLLSRRAG
- a CDS encoding c-type cytochrome; this translates as MEVPEGTEARQRGGYLFSAFCAGCHGLDLAGNVILDDPAIGSIAASNLTSGAGGVGQRYDDLDYVRAIRHGLRPDGTPLAIMPSQAYWHLSNDDLGALIAFIKSAPPVDRRVAKAELRPLGRILVGLGLFEFAANRIVHDAKRPAAPAPGVTPAYGAYLVNVGDCRLCHGAALTGGRPPEPGAPFAPGLTGKHLAEWGEAGFIATMRTGVNPEGHALDPRYMPWRDYARLSNDDLAAIYAYLQSAMNGTSAQ
- a CDS encoding sensor histidine kinase, whose product is MSSARAHHAGQAREHRFARLAFAVVVTGMALAFASLVLLYLTGSTPGSERWGFWGFQSLMGIAATANGALIARRHPRHPIGWMLLIAGVSAALTGFSEAFARYAKHVEPEWLPLATPLAGVFHWWWIFGYAAIAIFIPLYFPDGRLLSRDWRPLVWLGVAWTALGAVWMVLHPGPLPNHADLPNPFGWDALRAWPLGRLDPRGVVPATGMFLMLGAAASLVARYRTARDEVTRRQLRWLVVASLIVPFAGVAGFLSGPFADLLLLGLAIAPLAAITAAVLRYRLYGVDVLINRALVYGSLTLAILLLYVVVVGTIGALLPHQDSVLASLLATGTAAALFQPVRQRLQALVNRAMYGERDDPAGLLLRLGERLQRTESPERTLQGIVDTLAQALKLPYVAIALGEGSDAIASHGTAQNATRTFPLVYQGQTIGELHVAERGPGERLTPQDHRSLAMIAHHAGAIAQSVRLRLDLRRMHRRLLDAREEERRRIRRDLHDSLGPRLASLTLMADAARNHLNGDPPAADRLLSGLRAELQDAIADVRRLVYALRPPALDALGLVDALKTYAASLSGRGGPRIAVHADGDLRDLPAAVEAAAFRIAQEALTNVVRHALAKRCRLCLSKRDDRLRVEVTDDGVGLPDAPRQGVGLTSMRERARELGGRFGVETPAGGGTRVWAELPLGEARR
- a CDS encoding response regulator transcription factor, with the protein product MRLLIADDHALFRDGLRALLNSLAETEVVGEAATGAEAVAQTLALQPDVVLMDLEMPGMDGVEATREIVRRCPQVGVIAVTMFEDDASVFAAMRAGARGYVLKGAGQEEMLRAIRAVARGEALFGAAVAARLAGLFAQAAPSPADAFPELTKREHEVLELIARGFSNKRIAQTLDIQPKTVRNHVSSIFSKLQVVDRSEAMIRARAAGLGGEPQ
- the katG gene encoding catalase/peroxidase HPI, with the protein product MASEAESKCPVTGDAYKHTTLGGSLVRNWWPNQLNLKILQQNPAELRPTDPDFNYAEAFAKLDLEAVKQDLRELMTTSQDWWPADYGHYGPLFIRMAWHSAGTYRVFDGRGGGNTGNQRFAPVNSWPDNVNLDKARRLLWPVKKKYGDAISWADLMILAGNVALESMGFKTFGFGGGRVDIWEPEEDVYWGPESEWLADERHPGGELEKPLAADHMGLIYVNPEGPGGEPNVLASAGHIRESFRRMGMNDEETVALIAGGHTFGKSHGAASTDHLGPEPEAAPLEEVGLGWKNSYKSGKGPDTITSGLEGAWTPTPTKWDNSFLELLFKYDWNLEKSPAGAWQWVAANPDPEDMVPDAHDPEKKHPPFMLTTDLALRMDPEYGKISRRFLEDPDAFADAFARAWFKLTHRDMGPRARYLGPEVPDEELIWQDPIPPVDHELIDESDVEELKRRLLASGLTVPELVYTAWSAASTYRDSDKRGGANGARIRLEPQRGWEVNRPERLARVLEVLEGIQQAFNGKQQGGKRVSLADLIVLGGVAAVEKAARDAGFDVRVSFAPGRSDASQEQTDVESFGYLEPVADGFRNYLHPACKLPAEQALVDKAQLLTLTVPEMTVLVGGMRALGATYADNPHGYFTERPGTLSNDFFVNLLDLGLEWKPADEDGQVFTGHDRATGALRWTATRVDLVFASNSQLRAQAEFYAEDDKKEKFVRDFVRAWDKVMNLDRFDLRWR